One window from the genome of Pleurodeles waltl isolate 20211129_DDA unplaced genomic scaffold, aPleWal1.hap1.20221129 scaffold_37, whole genome shotgun sequence encodes:
- the LOC138276088 gene encoding zinc finger protein 845-like: MSSQLQRHQRTHTGEKPFKCNECLKSFSQLSNLKRHQQTHTGEKPFKCSECAKCFSMSSQLQRHQRTHTGEKPFKCSECAKCFSRSSQLQRHQRTHTGEKPFKCSECGSSFIYSSSLRIHQQTHTGEKPFKCNECLKSFSHLSNLKKHQRTHTGEKPFKCSECLKSFSQLSHLKRHQRTHTGEKPFKCSECGSAFIYSSSLRRHQRTHTGEKPFKCNECLKSFCHLSNLKRHQQTHTGEKPFKCSECGSTFSRASSLVIHQRTHTGEKTFKCSECVKSFSQLSDLKSHQRTHTGEKPFKCSECGSAFIYSSSLRIHQRTHTGEKTFKCSECVKSFSHLSNLKRHQRTHTGEKPFKCSECGSAFIYSSSLRIHQRTHTGEKPFKCSECGSAFSYASSLMIHQETHKGEKTFKCSECVKSFSQLSNLKRHQRTHTGEKPFKCSECCSSFKNSLSLRSHQRTHTGEKPFKCSECLKSFSQLSHLKRHQRTHTGEKPFKCSECGRAFSYASSLGTHQRTHTGEIPFKCSECVKSFSQLSDLKRHQRTHTGEKPFKCSECGSAFIYSSSLRNHQRTHTVEKPFKCSECGSTFRYASSLGTHQRTHTGEIPFKCSECGNSFSKLSHLHRHQRIHTGEILKIVVNPAVVLVTLQH, encoded by the coding sequence ATGTCATCACAATtacaaagacatcagcgaacacacacaggggagaaaccattcaagtgcaatgaatgtctgaagagctttagtcaattatcaaacctaaaaagacatcagcaaacacacacaggggaaaaaccattcaagtgcagtgaatgtgcaaaGTGCTTTAGTATGTCATCACAATtacaaagacatcagcgaacacacacaggagaaaagccattcaagtgcagtgaatgtgcaaaGTGCTTTAGTAGGTCATCACAATTACAAAGAcaccagcgaacacacacaggggaaaaaccattcaagtgcagtgaatgtggcagctcttttatttactcttcatcattaaggattcatcagcaaacacacactggggaaaaaccattcaagtgcaatgaatgtctgaagagctttagtcacttatcaaacctaaaaaaacatcagcgaacacacactggggaaaaaccattcaagtgcagtgaatgtctgaagagctttagtcagttatcacacctaaaaagacatcagcgaacacacacaggggagaaaccattcaagtgcagtgaatgtggcagcGCTTTTATTTACTCTTCATCATTAAggagacatcagcgaacacacactggggaaaaaccattcaagtgcaatgAATGTCTGAAGAGCTTTTGTCACttatcaaacctaaaaagacatcagcaaacacacacgggggaaaaaccattcaagtgcagtgaatgtggcagcACTTTTAGTCGTGCGTCATCATTAGtgattcatcagcgaacacacacaggggaaaaaacattcaagtgcagtgaatgtgtgaagagctttagtcagttatcagACCTAAAAAGTCATCAGCGAactcacacaggggaaaaaccattcaagtgcagtgagtgTGGTAGTGCTTTTATTTACTCTTCAtcattaaggattcatcagcgaacacacactggggaaaaaacattcaagtgcagtgaatgtgtgaagtccTTTAGTCACttatcaaacctaaaaagacatcagcgcacacacacaggggagaaaccattcaagtgcagtgaatgtggcagcgcttttatttactcttcatcattaaggattcatcagcgaacacacactggggaaaagccattcaaatgCAGTGAATGTGGCAGCGCTTTTAGTTATGCTTCATCATTAATGATTCACCaggaaacacacaaaggggaaaaaacattcaagtgcagtgaatgtgtgaagagcttcagtcaattatcaaacctaaaaagacatcagcgaacacacacaggggaaaagccattcaagtgcagtgaatgttgcAGCTCTTTTAAAAACTCTTTATCATTAAGgagtcatcagcgaacacacactggggaaaaaccattcaagtgcagtgaatgtctgaagagctttagtcagttatcacacctaaaaagacatcagcgaacacacacaggggaaaaaccattcaagtgcagtgaatgtggcagaGCTTTTAGTTATGCTTCATCATTAGGgactcatcagcgaacacacacaggggaaataccattcaagtgcagtgaatgtgtgaagagctttagtcagttatcagatctaaaaagacatcagcgaacacacactggggaaaaaccattcaagtgcagtgaatgtggcagcgcttttatttactcttcatcattaaggaatcatcagcgaacacacacagtggAAAAGCCATTCAAATGCAGTGAATGTGGCAGCACTTTTAGATATGCTTCATCATTAGGgactcatcagcgaacacacacaggcgaaataccattcaagtgcagtgaatgtgggaatAGTTTTAGTAAGTTATCACACCTACATAGACATCAGCGCATACACACGGGGGAAATTCTTAAAATTGTAGTGAATCCGGCAGTAGTTTTAGTGACTCTTCAGCATTAA